In Musa acuminata AAA Group cultivar baxijiao chromosome BXJ3-11, Cavendish_Baxijiao_AAA, whole genome shotgun sequence, one DNA window encodes the following:
- the LOC135583510 gene encoding uncharacterized protein LOC135583510, with protein sequence MDCNKEEAIRAKHLAEKKMQNKDFMGAQKIALKAQQLFPDIENISQMLTVCDVHCSAGARVNGEMDWYKILQVESTSDDLSIKKQYRKLALLLHPDKNKFSGAEAAFKLIGEAHMVLSDQEKRRLYDFKRNANIKSAPAMKPFQYSRMNPHAQNNLRTVNSSGFNQPSPFSSTQTFWTICPVCGMRYQYYRSILNRALRCQNCLNTFVAYDLNAKVVPSAGNPWNSNKNLEKKIPVEQANNINKQSQFRNTSSDMKFQEDACGRSVFNQDCVGETLNMGKNIHVDAKVGAANAVNVTEVDKGQQAAKPKTTNASKKRRRKVVLEFSDADGSDSEDTKNVDDGPPVKQNASTSGPRRSSRQKQYVSYNEDGREDGNGGNSFVAPSKRCKDESSCKAGRFEEPSCRTSAEGVNLEDDGTGVAKTRLNNEDDIMYENKLPNGNEQAYESQQGTSEHQKFRHGAESIVGSIPKAFPPMGCFVYPDPEFGNFDKLRDASQFAVDQIWAVYDDQDGMPRFYARIRKVCTPGFLLRFTWLEHDPVNETELTWSDAELPVACGNFRLGKSESTKDCLTFSHVVSWRKGEKRNSYVIYPRKGEVWALFKGWNIWWSTDADKHRFHEYEVVEVLSDFASGTGISVIPLVRIEQSVSLFMRATGKGMTSFVIPPHEILCFSHNVPSYRLSGTEREGIPQGSLELDCASLPSNFRQMFPSVNLDNETTRVRKLGGSSSSSLNATIDKEEPVTSIMQEREKRTSQDMLSNGINRVDDMEQNHISEGQDVKTWKHVQNEAKTPKVEISERGDSDAEKINDDDDDDDDSSSVPSLSPDIYHYPDPEFYNFEQHKMIETVQCGHIWAFYSDVDTYPKYYGLVKRTEPEPKGLRVHITWLEACPMLEEERRWSREGFPIGCGTFKVVPQSSIIKETSTFSHLVQAEQTGKRNHFLIHPSSGEIWAVYKNWSVGWGLPELEKCEYDVVEICERSGCGLKVKPLTKVNGYTSVFKPEENTNAATELEIPTNEYIRFSHQIPAFRLTDENGGKLRGYWELDPASVPDVLLKS encoded by the coding sequence ATGGACTGTAACAAGGAAGAAGCTATTAGAGCCAAGCATCTTGcagagaaaaagatgcagaacaaAGATTTTATGGGGGCACAAAAGATTGCTCTTAAGGCCCAACAGCTCTTTCCTGACATTGAGAACATCTCTCAGATGTTAACTGTCTGTGATGTTCATTGCTCTGCTGGAGCTAGAGTTAATGGTGAAATGGATTGGTACAAAATTCTCCAAGTGGAGTCAACATCTGATGATTTATCTATTAAGAAACAATATCGGAAACTTGCTCTTTTGCTACATCCTGATAAGAACAAGTTTTCAGGTGCTGAAGCCGCTTTCAAACTAATTGGAGAAGCACATATGGTATTGTCTGATCAAGAAAAAAGGCGCCTTTATGACTTCAAAAGAAATGCTAACATTAAAAGTGCCCCTGCAATGAAGCCTTTTCAGTATTCAAGGATGAATCCTCATGCCCAAAACAATCTTAGGACGGTGAATTCTAGTGGGTTTAATCAGCCATCTCCTTTCAGTTCTACCCAGACATTCTGGACAATTTGCCCCGTTTGTGGAATGAGATACCAGTATTATCGAAGCATTTTAAACAGAGCCCTGCGCTGTCAGAATTGCTTGAATACTTTTGTTGCATATGATTTAAATGCCAAAGTTGTGCCTTCCGCTGGGAACCCATGGAATAGTAATAAAAATCTAGAGAAAAAGATTCCAGTTGAGCAagctaataatataaataaacaaaGCCAATTTAGAAATACCTCTTCTGACATGAAGTTTCAGGAGGATGCTTGTGGAAGATCAGTATTCAACCAAGATTGTGTTGGTGAAACTTTAAACATGGGAAAGAATATTCATGTGGATGCTAAGGTTGGGGCAGCTAATGCAGTAAATGTCACTGAAGTTGATAAGGGACAGCAGGCTGCTAAGCCGAAAACTACTAATGCTagtaagaagaggaggagaaaggtTGTTTTAGAGTTTAGTGATGCAGATGGCAGTGATAGTGAAGACACAAAAAATGTGGATGATGGGCCTCCTGTAAAGCAGAATGCTTCTACATCTGGCCCACGAAGATCGAGTAGGCAGAAGCAGTATGTCTCTTATAATGAAGATGGAAGGGAAGATGGTAATGGTGGCAATTCCTTTGTAGCCCCTAGTAAAAGATGTAAAGATGAGTCATCCTGTAAAGCTGGTAGGTTTGAAGAACCATCATGCAGAACCAGTGCTGAAGGTGTTAATTTGGAAGACGACGGGACAGGTGTTGCTAAAACCAGACTGAATAATGAAGATGACATCATGTATGAAAATAAGTTGCCGAATGGAAATGAACAGGCCTATGAAAGTCAACAAGGGACTAGCGAACATCAGAAGTTCAGGCATGGAGCTGAATCAATTGTTGGGTCAATTCCTAAGGCCTTTCCTCCTATGGGATGTTTTGTTTACCCTGATCCTGAATTTGGCAACTTTGATAAACTCAGAGATGCAAGTCAATTTGCTGTTGATCAGATATGGGCAGTGTATGATGATCAGGATGGGATGCCTCGATTCTATGCTCGAATTAGGAAGGTCTGCACCCCTGGTTTCCTGCTGCGCTTTACTTGGCTTGAGCACGATCCTGTAAATGAAACTGAGTTGACATGGTCTGATGCAGAGTTGCCTGTTGCTTGTGGGAACTTCAGACTAGGCAAATCGGAATCCACCAAAGATTGTCTTACGTTCTCTCATGTTGTTTCATGGAGAAAAGGGGAAAAGAGAAACTCCTATGTTATATATCCTAGAAAAGGTGAGGTTTGGGCTCTTTTCAAGGGCTGGAATATCTGGTGGAGCACAGATGCAGACAAGCATAGGTTCCATGAATATGAAGTAGTAGAAGTCCTCTCAGATTTTGCATCGGGAACTGGCATTAGTGTGATTCCCTTGGTAAGGATAGAACAATCTGTGAGCTTGTTTATGCGAGCAACGGGAAAGGGAATGACCTCGTTTGTGATTCCACCCCATGAAATCCTTTGTTTTTCACATAATGTTCCTTCATACAGGTTGAGTGGAACTGAAAGAGAAGGTATTCCTCAAGGTTCTTTGGAACTTGATTGTGCATCACTTCCCAGTAACTTTAGACAGATGTTTCCTTCTGTTAATCTTGACAATGAGACAACAAGAGTTAGAAAGTTGGGTGGGAGCAGCAGTTCATCTTTAAATGCCACAATTGATAAAGAGGAACCTGTAACCAGTATAATGCAGGAAAGAGAGAAGAGGACAAGTCAAGACATGTTATCTAATGGGATAAACCGAGTTGATGATATGGAACAAAATCACATTAGTGAAGGACAGGACGTGAAAACTTGGAAGCATGTGCAGAATGAAGCAAAAACACCCAAAGTAGAAATTAGTGAGAGAGGTGACTCAGATGCAGAGAAGAtcaatgacgatgatgatgatgatgatgattcctCATCAGTACCATCTTTAAGCCCTGACATCTATCACTATCCTGATCCAGAATTTTATAATTTTGAACAACACAAGATGATCGAAACCGTCCAGTGTGGTCACATTTGGGCATTCTATAGTGATGTAGATACATATCCCAAGTACTATGGTTTGGTAAAGAGGACCGAACCGGAACCAAAAGGGCTTAGAGTGCATATTACATGGCTTGAGGCCTGCCCAATGCTAGAGGAGGAGAGGCGGTGGTCTCGAGAAGGCTTCCCAATTGGTTGTGGAACATTTAAGGTTGTTCCTCAAAGCTCGATAATTAAGGAGACTAGTACTTTCTCTCATCTAGTACAGGCCGAACAAACTGGCAAAAGGAACCATTTTCTAATCCATCCGAGCAGTGGAGAAATTTGGGCGGTGTACAAGAATTGGAGTGTTGGATGGGGCCTCCCAGAACTGGAGAAGTGTGAATATGATGTGGTGGAGATTTGTGAGCGTAGTGGTTGTGGCTTGAAAGTTAAGCCTTTGACAAAAGTAAATGGCTATACATCTGTTTTTAAACCTGAAGAAAATACGAATGCAGCAACCGAATTGGAGATACCGACAAATGAATATATTAGATTCTCTCATCAAATACCTGCATTCAGGCTAACAGATGAAAATGGAGGAAAGCTTCGTGGCTACTGGGAGCTCGATCCTGCTTCCGTGCCTGATGTTCTACTGAAAAGCTAG
- the LOC135652858 gene encoding uncharacterized protein LOC135652858 gives MARKKTSATAPLPKQPSSDTLENLKELNRLLLKETMERREQVTALRSSLHQLSHDSSLSSDLERRVTGLVVASRLSEVAAEMAAAEAALVTARERLESVSEEKDALKKALDVAVLERDSAVADLDENKRQAEARVATVVEEADRTKSDLEQRKAYVRSLEDENTTLEEKIKSTEEYLRSASDQLQSIRDEKGEIEINLRQAIQDRDACKKDLDVLSVALQTAQEKVENSQAANIALSEEIAIMQRDFEEDKTKFVKEIAGLKERAHSIDCKKEELEQEKTILETEVAGLRGRVSELGAIVQQRIALEEKLSLAEEALRRTNERLDFVTAETDDIKKALKQAISERDLSQVKLAEEEKLKATARKETERLTKELGFLEKEKERLQLDNEAQKRDHVKELDGLRDTVKKIEEEKDEIHRLRTEQKVEIANLQMEVAKLLSSVSELQELCRTNTECNLQLQAEKESALRDLDLEKAGVDGLRLQIEELKKSKDDAHVEVSEIKASLDCLIAENKNMKLEFYSLDKEKASLEEKLDNTLHVVEEMEAKARTADENFIRVLFLLKDNSDVIDGLGEGEENGVGQEIGSERELDAIVMTLKSKAAKTEDMDREIKVLRGAIAEAEKKGGGVWTWLYPTVATCIAAISFAYATKSG, from the coding sequence ATGGCCAGGAAGAAGACCTCCGCGACGGCGCCGCTGCCCAAACAGCCCTCGTCCGATACGTTGGAGAACCTCAAGGAGCTGAACCGGCTCCTCCTCAAGGAGACGATGGAGCGGCGGGAGCAAGTGACCGCGCTCCGGTCGAGCCTCCACCAACTCTCCCACGACAGCTCCCTCTCCTCCGACCTCGAGCGTCGCGTCACCGGCCTCGTCGTCGCCTCCCGCCTCTCCGAGGTCGCCGCGGAGatggcggcggcggaggcagcTCTGGTAACTGCGCGGGAGCGGTTGGAGTCGGTCTCCGAGGAGAAAGATGCCCTCAAGAAGGCTTTAGATGTTGCTGTCCTGGAGAGAGATTCCGCCGTGGCGGATCTCGATGAAAACAAACGTCAGGCTGAGGCGCGAGTGGCCACCGTCGTTGAGGAAGCCGATCGGACGAAGTCGGATCTCGAACAGAGGAAGGCTTATGTCCGATCGCTGGAAGATGAGAACACCACCTTGGAGGAGAAGATTAAATCGACGGAAGAATATCTGAGAAGCGCTAGTGACCAGTTGCAGTCGATTAGAGACGAGAAGGGTGAGATCGAGATAAATTTGCGGCAAGCAATCCAGGATAGGGACGCGTGCAAAAAGGATCTCGATGTCCTGTCAGTGGCACTTCAGACGGCTCAGGAGAAGGTGGAGAATTCTCAAGCAGCTAATATTGCTCTCAGTGAGGAGATTGCGATCATGCAGCGTGACTTCGAGGAAGACAAGACAAAGTTTGTTAAGGAGATAGCTGGGCTTAAGGAAAGGGCTCACAGCATTGACTGCAAGAAGGAAGAGCTCGAGCAAGAAAAAACTATTCTTGAGACCGAGGTTGCTGGTCTGAGGGGGAGGGTTTCTGAGCTCGGGGCCATCGTGCAGCAAAGGATAGCATTGGAAGAGAAGTTGAGTTTGGCAGAGGAAGCTCTCAGGAGAACCAATGAGCGTTTGGACTTCGTCACCGCAGAGACGGATGATATCAAGAAGGCTCTGAAACAAGCAATCTCGGAAAGAGATTTGAGCCAGGTAAAGCTTGCCGAAGAGGAGAAGTTGAAAGCTACCGCTAGGAAGGAGACAGAGAGGTTAACAAAAGAGCTTGGCTTTCTtgagaaagagaaggaaagacTGCAGCTTGACAATGAGGCACAAAAAAGGGACCATGTAAAGGAGCTTGATGGTCTGAGGGACACGGTGAAAAAGATTGAAGAGGAGAAGGATGAGATCCACAGATTGAGAACCGAGCAGAAGGTGGAGATTGCTAATCTTcagatggaggtggcgaagcttctaTCCAGTGTGTCTGAGCTTCAAGAGTTGTGCAGGACCAACACCGAGTGCAATTTACAGCTGCAAGCTGAGAAAGAATCAGCCTTGAGAGACCTTGATCTCGAGAAGGCAGGAGTCGATGGCCTAAGACTGCAGATCGAGGAGCTAAAGAAGAGCAAGGATGATGCCCATGTTGAGGTCTCGGAAATTAAGGCATCACTCGATTGCCTTATAGCGGAGAATAAGAATATGAAACTGGAATTTTATTCATTGGATAAAGAAAAGGcttcactggaagagaaactggacAATACCTTACATGTGGTCGAGGAAATGGAGGCAAAGGCCAGAACTGCTGATGAAAACTTTATCAGGGTCCTGTTCCTCTTGAAGGATAACTCAGATGTTATCGATGGCTTGGGGGAAGGTGAAGAGAATGGTGTTGGACAGGAAATTGGCAGTGAAAGGGAGTTGGATGCCATCGTGATGACTCTCAAGAGCAAGGCGGCAAAGACCGAGGACATGGACAGAGAGATCAAGGTCTTGCGCGGTGCCATTGCTGAGGCCGAGAAGAAGGGTGGAGGAGTGTGGACTTGGCTGTATCCTACTGTTGCTACTTGTATTGCTGCTATTTCTTTTGCCTATGCAACCAAGAGCGGTTAA
- the LOC135653408 gene encoding myb family transcription factor IPN2-like isoform X1, protein MFPSKKATVSSHDRGMCVQGDSGLVLTTDPKPRLRWTVELHDRFVDAVTQLGGPDKATPKTIMRVMGVKGLTLYHLKSHLQKFRLGKQPHKELNDHSFKNAAALELQRNAASSSAMMGRHMNENVHAEAIRMQMEVHRRLHEQLEVQKHLQLRIEAHGKYMQSILERACQTLEAESLVSGSYKGHGDQGVADMGAIKEMGSPMSFPSLQDLHLCGGDQLDLQSQVDGPLDGFYPISDSILGKKRMIWADDLRLQELGSTSACVGPKEEPCCKSEQLQIVPSVIDAAISSDPMANVYEGKPVLSMERPGEKQYEGSLKLDRPSPRRASLPMERINAMMAGGAVPQASNRSYG, encoded by the exons atgttCCCGTCCAAGAAGGCAACTGTGAGCTCACATGATCGGGGTATGTGCGTCCAAGGGGACTCTGGCCTTGTCCTCACCACCGATCCCAAGCCCCGGCTTCGGTGGACTGTGGAGCTCCATGATCGCTTCGTCGACGCCGTTACTCAACTCGGAGGACCTGACA AGGCCACACCGAAAACCATCATGAGAGTTATGGGTGTCAAAGGTCTTACTCTCTACCATCTCAAGAGCCATCTCCAG AAGTTCAGGCTGGGAAAGCAACCCCACAAGGAACTCAATGATCATTCTTTTAAGAATG CTGCTGCCCTCGAGCTACAAAGAAACGCAGCCTCTTCATCGGCAATGATGGGTCGTCACATGAACGA GAACGTGCACGCTGAAGCAATTCGGATGCAGATGGAAGTCCATAGGCGACTGCATGAGCAGTTAGAG GTGCAGAAACACCTCCAGCTGAGGATCGAAGCGCACGGGAAGTACATGCAGAGTATCTTGGAGAGAGCATGCCAAACACTGGAAGCTGAAAGCTTGGTTTCAGGAAGCTATAAAGGCCATGGGGACCAAGGAGTCGCCGATATGGGCGCCATCAAAGAAATGGGTTCTCCCATGAGCTTCCCTTCGCTCCAAGATCTCCACTTGTGTGGTGGAGACCAACTCGATCTGCAATCACAGGTCGATGGGCCTCTCGACGGGTTTTATCCGATCAGCGACAGCATTCTGGGGAAGAAGAGAATGATCTGGGCAGATGATCTGCGTCTACAGGAACTCGGATCAACCTCGGCGTGCGTTGGACCCAAGGAAGAGCCATGCTGCAAGAGTGAGCAGCTTCAGATTGTACCATCGGTGATCGACGCGGCCATCAGCTCCGATCCGATGGCAAATGTTTACGAGGGAAAGCCTGTGCTCTCGATGGAGAGGCCCGGGGAGAAGCAGTACGAAGGATCATTGAAGCTCGACAGGCCATCTCCGAGAAGAGCTTCTCTTCCCATGGAAAGGATTAATGCCATGATGGCGGGTGGTGCAGTGCCCCAAGCAAGCAACCGGTCCTATGGCTGA
- the LOC135653408 gene encoding myb family transcription factor IPN2-like isoform X2, producing the protein MFPSKKATVSSHDRGMCVQGDSGLVLTTDPKPRLRWTVELHDRFVDAVTQLGGPDKATPKTIMRVMGVKGLTLYHLKSHLQKFRLGKQPHKELNDHSFKNAAALELQRNAASSSAMMGRHMNENVHAEAIRMQMEVHRRLHEQLEKHLQLRIEAHGKYMQSILERACQTLEAESLVSGSYKGHGDQGVADMGAIKEMGSPMSFPSLQDLHLCGGDQLDLQSQVDGPLDGFYPISDSILGKKRMIWADDLRLQELGSTSACVGPKEEPCCKSEQLQIVPSVIDAAISSDPMANVYEGKPVLSMERPGEKQYEGSLKLDRPSPRRASLPMERINAMMAGGAVPQASNRSYG; encoded by the exons atgttCCCGTCCAAGAAGGCAACTGTGAGCTCACATGATCGGGGTATGTGCGTCCAAGGGGACTCTGGCCTTGTCCTCACCACCGATCCCAAGCCCCGGCTTCGGTGGACTGTGGAGCTCCATGATCGCTTCGTCGACGCCGTTACTCAACTCGGAGGACCTGACA AGGCCACACCGAAAACCATCATGAGAGTTATGGGTGTCAAAGGTCTTACTCTCTACCATCTCAAGAGCCATCTCCAG AAGTTCAGGCTGGGAAAGCAACCCCACAAGGAACTCAATGATCATTCTTTTAAGAATG CTGCTGCCCTCGAGCTACAAAGAAACGCAGCCTCTTCATCGGCAATGATGGGTCGTCACATGAACGA GAACGTGCACGCTGAAGCAATTCGGATGCAGATGGAAGTCCATAGGCGACTGCATGAGCAGTTAGAG AAACACCTCCAGCTGAGGATCGAAGCGCACGGGAAGTACATGCAGAGTATCTTGGAGAGAGCATGCCAAACACTGGAAGCTGAAAGCTTGGTTTCAGGAAGCTATAAAGGCCATGGGGACCAAGGAGTCGCCGATATGGGCGCCATCAAAGAAATGGGTTCTCCCATGAGCTTCCCTTCGCTCCAAGATCTCCACTTGTGTGGTGGAGACCAACTCGATCTGCAATCACAGGTCGATGGGCCTCTCGACGGGTTTTATCCGATCAGCGACAGCATTCTGGGGAAGAAGAGAATGATCTGGGCAGATGATCTGCGTCTACAGGAACTCGGATCAACCTCGGCGTGCGTTGGACCCAAGGAAGAGCCATGCTGCAAGAGTGAGCAGCTTCAGATTGTACCATCGGTGATCGACGCGGCCATCAGCTCCGATCCGATGGCAAATGTTTACGAGGGAAAGCCTGTGCTCTCGATGGAGAGGCCCGGGGAGAAGCAGTACGAAGGATCATTGAAGCTCGACAGGCCATCTCCGAGAAGAGCTTCTCTTCCCATGGAAAGGATTAATGCCATGATGGCGGGTGGTGCAGTGCCCCAAGCAAGCAACCGGTCCTATGGCTGA
- the LOC103971402 gene encoding VQ motif-containing protein 22 yields MATSDATGSPAVFASLSEPTAFTAASDLTIDWSASSGGRVARPSSRRRPRASRRAPVTMLNTDTANFRAMVQQFTGVPSGPYSSGYRRGGGPVVTFGRSSSDPVRETVTVFPEQHYRPQQQQQQQRYQYSETAFSVSSNYSDAFLQELTTNSAMSSETADGFLFEGLSSQSTVRPTSVNSKLDRYLL; encoded by the coding sequence ATGGCAACCAGTGACGCGACCGGAAGCCCGGCGGTGTTCGCTTCGTTGTCGGAGCCGACGGCCTTCACGGCCGCATCCGACCTTACCATCGACTGGTCGGCTAGCAGCGGCGGCCGCGTGGCGAGGCCATCGTCCCGGCGGCGGCCGAGGGCCTCCAGAAGGGCCCCCGTCACCATGCTGAACACCGACACCGCCAATTTCCGGGCGATGGTGCAGCAGTTCACCGGCGTCCCGTCCGGTCCCTATTCCTCGGGTTATCGGCGCGGCGGTGGGCCGGTCGTCACCTTTGGTCGCAGTTCCAGCGATCCGGTTCGCGAGACGGTGACGGTGTTCCCGGAGCAACACTACcgaccgcagcagcagcagcagcagcagcgatatCAGTATTCGGAGACAGCATTTAGCGTTAGCAGCAACTACAGCGATGCATTTCTTCAAGAGCTCACCACCAATTCCGCGATGAGTTCGGAGACGGCTGATGGCTTCTTGTTTGAAGGCCTATCGAGTCAAAGCACGGTGAGGCCAACCTCTGTGAACAGCAAGCTCGATCGTTACTTGTTGTGA